The following proteins are encoded in a genomic region of Brachypodium distachyon strain Bd21 chromosome 1, Brachypodium_distachyon_v3.0, whole genome shotgun sequence:
- the LOC100843241 gene encoding protein-tyrosine-phosphatase IBR5, with the protein MRKRERENPCGICGHYHKYEEGEPCGVCGHRPPVVGSVAGAPKQESAFPSEILKDFLFLGSYDNASRSELLKTIGVSHILNTVPLCQNLYRNSFTYHCLQDDKTLQFDDAIQFLEQCERDKARVLVHCMSGKSRSAAFVIAFLMKSRGWRLAQCFQWVKERRPQVQLADAAQQQLMEYEQKLFSSNVCVPAQYFAPTDTFPSLGFGFPKPSGEVQVPTFNQQAPASIFERVSPSNIPTNFTFGAERITEAELPDSNNFGVVNLSGSDNMMDSS; encoded by the exons ATGAGGAAGCGGGAGCGGGAGAACCCGTGCGGGATCTGTGGCCACTACCACAAATACGAGGAGGGAGAGCCGTGCGGGGTGTGCGGCCACCGCCCGCCGGTGGTAGGGTCCGTGGCGGGGGCGCCGAAGCAGGAGTCGGCGTTCCCCTCCGAGATATTGAAGGacttcctcttcctcggcaGCTACGACAACGCTTCCCGCTCCGAACTCCTCAAGACCATCGGCGTCTCCCACATCCTCAAC ACTGTACCCTTATGCCAAAACCTTTACCGGAATTCATTCACTTATCACTGCCTTCAAGACGACAAGACATTGCAGTTTGATGACGCAATCCAGTTTCTAG AACAATGCGAGAGGGATAAAGCACGTGTTCTAGTCCATTGCATGTCAGGGAAAAGTAG GTCAGCTGCCTTTGTGATAGCCTTCTTGATGAAGTCCAGAGGCTGGAGACTTGCACAATGTTTTCAATGGGTGAAAGAACGGAGACCACAAGTGCAACTGGCTGATG CGGCACAGCAGCAGTTGATGGAGTACGAACAGAAGCTTTTTAGTTCCAATGTCTGCGTGCCAGCTCAATATTTTGCTCCAACAGATACGTTCCCTTCTCTTGGATTTGGTTTTCCAAAACCGTCAGGGGAAGTCCAGGTGCCTACCTTTAACCAGCAGGCTCCAGCATCCATCTTTGAGCGGGTCAGCCCGAGCAACATTCCGACTAATTTCACATTTGGAGCTGAAAGAATTACCGAAGCGGAGCTCCCAGATAGCAATAACTTTGGTGTGGTCAACTTGTCTGGGAGTGATAACATGATGGACAGCTCCTAG